Below is a window of Leisingera sp. S132 DNA.
TCCGCCAGGCCCTTGCCGTAGTCATTGTTGGTGTAGGTCAGGGCGATCGAGTTGATGCCGCGGTCCTTCAGGATGTCTGCCATCACCTGGCCTTCGCGTGCGTCTGACGGCGAGGTGCGGAAGAACAGGCCGTTGTCTTCCATGGTCGACAGGCCGGGCGAGGTTGCGGAGGGCGAAATCATTACCATGCCGTTCGGGATCGCCACGTTCTGCAGGATCGCGCCGGTCACGCCGGAGCAGTCGCCGCCGATGATGCCGTTCACGCCTTCAGCAACCAGTTTTTCGCCGTTTGCCACGGCCAGGCCGTTGTCGATGCAGCCGGTGTCTGCGCGGACCGGGGTCACGGTGGCGCTGTCCAAGAGCTTGCCGGATTTGGTGACTTCTTCCATGGCCAGCTCGGCGCCGTCGCCCATGGCCGGAGCCAGCGATTCAATCGGGCCGGTAAAGCCGAACAGCACGCCCAGTTTCACTTCCTTGGCGTGGCCGCCGGCATAAGCGGTGCCAGCAGTCAGCGCAGCGGCCGCGGTGGCCATCAGCAGTTTCTTCATTTGAGAACTCCCATTGTTGGAACAAAAATGTTCACATCGGACCCTAGGCAAGCCGTTTGGAAAAGAAAAGTCCCGTTGAGGCGTGAGATAGCAAAGAGTCCGTCCCGTTTTTCTCCGCTATTTTCAGTTTATGTTCTGCGGAGCTGAATTTAGTTTAAGCTTAAAGTAACAAAGGGGGAAGCAAAAATGTTGCACCGGTTACTCATTTTGTCGGCTGCGCTTCTGCTGTTGCCGTTTTCCACGTCAGTTCAGGCAGATAGGATGAACAGCAGCCTGGGCCAGCTTCGCGTGACGAGGATGGCAGGCAGCTTCGATGTGCCTTGGGCCTTTGCTTTTCTGCCGGACGGCAGTTTTTTGGTGACGGAACGGGAGGGCGCGCTTTTCCATGTGCGGGACGGAAAAAAGAATCGCATCAGCGGCACGCCCGCGGTGGCGGCCGAGGGGCAGGGCGGCTTGCTGGACGTGATGGTGCCGCGCGATTTCGTAACCAGCCGGGAGATCTTCCTGACCTTTGCCAAGCGTCAGGGGCGCGGTGCAGGAACTGCCCTGGCCGCAGGCCGCCTCAGCGCGGATAACAGCGCTTTGACAGATTTGCATGTACTGTTCGAAGCGGTACCCGGTGCCACCGGCGGACGCCATTTCGGCTCTCGCGTTGTGGAAGCAGGGGATGGCAGCTTGTTCGTTTCATTAGGGGAGCGCGGAGACCGGCCCAGCGCCCAGAACCTGAGGCTGCATCAGGGGTCTGTGGTGCGGATTAACAGGGACGGCTCCGTGCCTGCCAGCAATCCCTTTGCCCGCCGCAAGGATGCGCAGCCGGAAATCTGGTCCTACGGCCACCGCAATCCGCAGGGCATGGCGCTTGATCTGCAGGGCAATCTCTGGGTGGCGGAACATGGCGCCAAAGGCGGCGATGAGGTGAACCTGGTCCGCAAGGGGGCGAACTACGGTTGGCCGGTGATTTCCTATGGGCGTCATTATTCTGGCGCAAAGATCGGCGAGGGAACTGCCAGAGAAGGCATGGAGCAACCAGAGTGGTATTGGGACCCCTCTATCGCGCCGTCAGGCATGATGATCTATTCCGGGCGGATGTGGCCTGAGTGGCGCGGGGATATTTTCGTCGGCTCGCTCAAGTTCGACTATATCTCACGGCTTTCCGGTGCGCCGCTGAAGGAGGCCGAGCAGCTGCGCGGCAGAGCAACCGGGCGCATCCGCGATGTGCAAGAAGCGCCCGATGGCAGCATTTGGTTCGCGTCAGAGAGCGAAGGGGCGGTTTTCAGGATTTCGAGATAGCCAACCGCCAGGGCCGGAGCTCAGGCCTTATACGCCGCCGCCTTGCTGCCGCGCTCGCGGTAGGGGGTGGTGTCGTAATGGGCCCGGTAGCATTTGGAGAAATGTGACGGCGAGGCAAAGCCGCAGGCCAGCGCCACGTTAATCACGCTCATGTCGGTCTGCATCAAGAGGTTTCGCGCCTTCTGAAGCCGCAGTTCCATGTAATAGCGCTTGGGCGAGCGGTTCAGGTAGCGGCGGAACAGACGCTCCAGCTGGCGGGTGGACATGCCCACATCCTGCGCCAGGATCGACGGGCTGATCGGCTCTTCGATATTGGCTTCCATCATCTGGATTACCATCGACAGCTTGGGATGGCGCACCCCGATACGGGTCGGGATCGACAGACGCTGGGTGTCCTGGTCGGTGCGGATCGAGGAATAGATCAGCTGATCCGCCACCGCATTGGCCAGATCCTCACCATGGTCATTGGCAATCAGTTTGAGCATCAGGTCGATGGAGGAGGTGCCGCCAGCCGTCGACAACCGGTTCCCGTCGATGACAAAGACTGATTTCGCCAGCTCAACCTCGTCGAATTCCTCGTTGAAGCTGTCGGCGTTTTCCCAGTGAATCGTCGCACGCTTGCCGTCCAGCAGCCCGGCCTTGGCCAGTGTGTAGGACGCCGTGCACAACCCGCCGACCATCAGCCCCTTGCGGGCCTCGCGGCGCAGCCAGGACAGGATCTTCTTGCTGGAGGCGTCCTGAACATCAATACCGCCGCACAGCATGATGGTGTCGTCACGCTGCAGCTCGTCCAGATCCGAATCGAGTTGGAAGACAGTTCCTGCCGAGCAGGTAACCGTCTCGCCGCCTTCGCCGACCACGGACCAAGTGTACAACTCCTTGCCTGCCATCCGGTTTGCGATCCGGAGCGACTCCATCGCGGCCGAGAAGCAAAGCAGGGTGAATTTGTCGAGGAGTACGAATACAAACCTCTTCGGCTGGCCGGCGGCGGTTCCAGAAACAGCAGGCTTGCGTGGCGTCTGCATGGCGGGTCCTTCACGAAACAAGTCGGGCCGCGAGAGCACGCTCCGCGGCAAGTCGGAAAACCGTGCTCACAGCTTGGACCCCGGGTCAAGTGGCCGCAATTCTAAACTGGCCTCTCCCGGGCGGATTTTGTATAGAGCACCCAACATATTCTAAAGACCTCTGATGCGGAGATAAAGTCATGAACGAATGGCAAAAATCGGACTGGCGCAACAAGCCGCGGGTGCAGATGCCGGACTACACCGATGCCGCAGCGCTGAACGCTGTCGAGGCCCAGCTCTCCAAGTACCCGCCGCTGGTCTTCGCCGGTGAGGTGCGCCGTCTGAAGCAGCATCTGGGTGCAGCCGGCCGGGGTGAGGCGTTCCTGCTGCAGGGCGGCGATTGCGCCGAAAGCTTTGACCAGTTCAGCGCCGACGCGATCCGCGACACCTTCAAGGTTATGCTGCAGATGGCGATGGTGTTGACCTATGGCGCCAAGGTGCCGGTGGTGAAGGTTGGCCGCATGGCGGGCCAGTTTGCCAAGCCGCGCAGCGCGCCGACCGAGACCATCGACGGCGTCGAGCTGCCCAGCTACCGCGGCGACATCATCAATGAACTGGACTTCACCGCCGCGGCCCGCATCCCGAACCCGCAGAAGATGCTGCAGGCCTATACCCAGGCGGCTGCAACCCTGAACCTGCTGCGCGCGTTCTCCACCGGCGGCTTTGCCGACATGAGCCGGGTGCACTCCTGGACCCTGGGCTTCACTGATGAACAGGAAGTCCAGAAGTATAGCGAGATCGCAAACCGAATTCAGGACTCTATCGATTTCATGGCCGCGGCCGGCATCACTGCCGACTCCACTCACGAATTCTCCACCGTCGATTTTTACACCAGCCACGAAGGCCTGCTGCTGGAATACGAGGAGGCGCTGACCCGTCTTGATTCCACTTCCGGAAAATGGCTGGCAGGCTCCGGCCACATGATCTGGATCGGCGATCGCACCCGCCAGCCGGACGGTGCCCATGTGGAATTCTGCAGCGGCGTGCTGAACCCGATCGGCCTGAAATGCGGCCCGACCACCACAGCCGAGGACCTCAAGGTGCTGATGTCCCGCCTGAATCCGGACAACGAAGAGGGCAAACTGACCCTGATCGCCCGCTTCGGCGCGGGCAAAGCGGGCGAGCATCTGCCGCGCCTGGTCAAGGCGGTGAAGGAAGAAGGTGCCAATGTCACCTGGGTCTGCGACCCGATGCACGGCAACACCATCAAATCTTCCACCGGCTACAAGACCCGGCCCTTCGACAGCGTGCTGCGCGAGGTGCGTGACTTCTTCGGAGTGCACAAGGCTGAAGGCACCATCCCCGGCGGCGTGCATTTCGAGATGACCGGCCAGGACGTGACCGAATGCACCGGCGGCGTGCGTGCGGTGACCGAAGAAGACCTGAGCGACCGCTACCACACTGCCTGCGACCCGCGCCTGAATGCGAGCCAGTCGCTGGAACTGGCCTTCCTGGTGGCGGAAGAGCTGTCTGCCCTGCGCGCGGAGCAAAGCGCCCGCCAGGCTGGCTGAGGCCAGCTTTAAGAGCCATTGGCGAATAAAAAAGCGCCCCGGAGGTTCTCCTCCGGGGCGTAGTCAATTCAAGCAGCTATGACCTTGTACTTGAACTTTGAATTTGCTTGATGCCGGTCCCGGATCAGTCGCGGCTGACCACTAGGCGCAAATGCGGCGCACCCTTGCGCTTGGCAGGGGCTGGATCGGTCGGCTCTTCGGTCTTGCCGGCCCGGCTGCGCTCAAGCATAGCCTTGGCTTCGTCCAGCAGCGAGCGTTCCGGCTTGAAGCGCGCCTGGGTCTCGGCAAAGCCCGGATTGGGCTGGTTCACGTCTACAGGGGCCTCCTTGGCCTCGGCGGCCTCTGCACGCGGTTTGGCTTTGAATTCGGCGGAGGCCTCGGCTTTGCCAACGGCGCGCATCTCGATCGAGGAGATCGAGAACCGCTGGGATGTGACTGACGTTACCTCATCCGCCACCAGTACCCCCAGCACCCGGCTGATATCGCCCAGATCGCTGCGCAGCGGCAGCAGCAGCATGCGGGCTTCGCGCGGAGTGCTGAGACGCGGCGCCAGGATTTGCAGCTCCAGCTCAACGACCGCGGGCGTGTCGAACATGTGCTCCATCGCGTTGCTCAGCTGCTTGCGCGCATCCGCGGTGAAAAATGCCGTCACCGGCATGCCGCGCACTTCCATGCCCGCCATTTCATTGACCTGGGAACCCGCCAGCCGGAAACGGGCGATGCCCGGTGCAATCCGTTCCAGAATGAAGGTGTTGCTCAGAATGTTTTCCAGCCCGCGCGGATCGATCTGCGAACGGCTCGGCACATCGTCGCCGCGGCGCAGCGCCGTCCAGTAGGCCTCAGCCTGGCGCAGCGGCGACAGCGCCCCGCCTTTGCGGAAACGGTTCATAGATACTACGTTGCCCGGTCCGTCAGACTGGCCTTCTCCGCTGCGGCTGCCAAAAATCATCTCGTAATCCCCTGCAACACCAGACATCCTGAGGTCCTGCGCAGTTCCTTGCTGCCTTAAGACTTAGGGCCGGTTTGGTTACCCTGAAGTTAAGATGACACAATCTAATTCAAATTTGGACTACTTCTTTAAACAATGGTTAACGCCTTCGCCTGCGCCTGTTTTTGCAATTGCGCTTGCACCTTGTAGTTTCATGACAGTAGAGCAGTCCAATCACCAGCGTTCAGGGGGCTTTTCAATGACAATCCGCAGCATGACCGCTTTTGCCTCGGCACAGGGCAGCTCTGATCAGCACAGCTGGAGCTGGGAGCTCAGGTCGGTCAATGCCAAGGGGCTGGATATACGGCTTAGGGTTCCGGATTGGCTGGAAGGCCTTGAAAACCTGACCCGTTCCGCCCTGTCCAAAGCGCTGGCGCGGGGCAATGTCTCGCTGACACTCCGGATCACCAGGACTGAGGAGGGCGCCGGACTGGTGCAGGTAAACGCCGCGGTTCTGAAGTCTGTGGTCAAGGCGCTGGGAGAGGCACAGTCGCTTGCCAAGCAGAACCGGGTGGAGGTCCGCCCGGCCTCCGCAGCGGAGCTTTTGTCCTTCAAGGGGGTGCTGGAACAATCCGCGGGCGACGACGACCCGGCGCCGCTGGTTGCCGCGCTTGGTAAGGAGTTGGAAAACCTTGTGGCAGACTTCGTGCAGATGCGCGAGGCCGAAGGCGCCGCGCTTGCCGTAATCCTTAACGCCCAGCTGGAGCAGGTCGCAGCCCTGACCGCCCAGGCCGCGGAGCGCGCCGAAGAACGTAAGGCCAAGATGGCTGAAACGCTGACCGCCAATCTGGCGCGGGTGATGGACAACGCCGATGGGGCCGACCCCGACCGGGTGGCACAGGAACTGGCGCTGATTGCGGTCAAGGCCGACGTGACCGAGGAATTGGACCGCCTTGGCGCCCATGTCGCGGCGGCCCGCGATCTGCTGGTCAAGGGCGGCGCCGTGGGACGCAAGCTCGATTTCCTGATGCAGGAGTTCAACCGCGAGGCCAACACGCTGTGCTCAAAGGCGCAGCATGCCGGCTTGACGGCAGTGGGGCTTGAGCTGAAAACCGTGATCGACCAGATGCGCGAGCAGGTGCAAAACATAGAATAAATAAGGAGTGCTTTGATGGCGGACCGCCGCGGCCTTTTGATCATCCTCTCTTCGCCTTCGGGCGCAGGCAAATCCACGCTGGCCCGCCGCCTGATGGCCTGGGACCCGGGGCTTGCGTTCTCGGTCTCTGCCACCACCCGCGCCCCGCGCCCCGGCGAGGAGCACGGCCGTGAGTATTACTTCCTGTCCGAAGACGAGTTCAAACAGAAGGTGGCCGAGGGCGGCATGCTGGAGCACGCCCATGTCTTCGGCAACTTCTACGGCTCGCCTGCAGGCCCGGTAAAGGACACCATCGAGGCCGGCCAGGACGTGCTGTTCGACGTTGACTGGCAGGGCGAGATCCAGATCCGCAACTCCGACCTGGGCAAGCACGCGCTGTCGATCTTCATCCTGCCGCCCTCGATCACCGAACTGCGCCGCCGTCTGGAAACCCGGGCGCAGGACAGCGCTGACGTGATCTCCAAGCGGATGATGAAAAGCTGGGACGAGATCAGCCACTGGGGCTATTATGACTACGTGCTGGTCAACGACGACCTGGACGAGACCGAGGCCAAGCTGAAGACCATCGTCGAGGCGGAGCGCATGCGCCGGATCCAGCAGCCCAAACTGCAGGATCACGTCCGCGCCCTGCAAACCCAGTTTGAGGAACAGTCATGACCCTATACGCTCTTGGCGCTGACCAGCCGCAGATCCATGAAGACACATGGGTGGCCCCCGATGCCAACCTGATCGGCAAGGTGGTGATGGAGGTGGGGTCCTCTGTCTGGTTCGGCGTTACCATCCGCGCCGATCACGAGGAAATCCGCATCTGCGAAGGCACCAACGTGCAGGAAAACGTGATCATGCATATTGATGCAGGCTATCCGCTGACCATCGGCAGGAACTGCACCATCGGCCATAAGGCGATGCTGCACGGCTGTACCATAGGCGAGAACTCCCTTGTCGGCATGGGGGCCACCATCCTGAACGGCGCCAAGATCGGCAAGAACTGCCTGATCGGGGCCGGGGCCTTGATCACGGAGAACAAGGAAATCCCCGACAACTCCCTGGTGATGGGCAGCCCCGGCAAGGTGGTGCGTGAGGTGGATGCGGCGCTGGCTGAAAAGCTGACGCAAAGCGCGCTCCTTTACCAGGACAACATGCGCCGTTTCCGGGCGGAGCTGAAACCGCTGTAACCGGCGGCAGCCGGGCGGTTTTGCGCTGCTTGAACGGTTGCTGCCACACCAGGTTTACACTGCGGCATTAGGCAGGCCGGACTGGTCAACAGCGGGGAACAGATGACGACCGATCTGACAGAAGGATTTCTGGCGGCCATTCCGCTGCCGGCGGTGATGGTGGACCAGACCGAGCGTTTCATTGCCGCGAACAGCGGTGCTGAGGCGCTGTTGGGGCAGGGCATCAAGGGCCGCCATTTCGCCACCATCCTGCGCCAGCCCAGCGTTGCCACCGCGATCGAGGCTTGCCTGCACGACAAGGACGCGCGCACCGCCCGGCACCTGTCCAATGATGGCGCGCAGGACACCACTTACACGGTTACACTGCGCTATGTGCCCGGCATCGGGGCGGTGGGCGGCGGCGCAGTGCTGGCCTGTTTTGACGACATCACGGAACGCGAGCAGGCCAGCCAGATGCGCCGCGATTTCGTCGGCAATGTCAGCCATGAGCTTCGCACACCGCTGACGGCGCTGATCGGGTTCATCGAAACCCTGCGCGGCCCGGCCAAGGATGATGCCGCTGCGCGTGACCGCTTCCTCACGATCATGGAGGGCGAGGCAAGCCGGATGAACCGCCTGGTCGGGGATCTTCTGTCGCTGAACCGGGTGGAAAGCGAAGAACGGGTCCGTCCCAAGCAGCAGGTGGATTTGACCGCGCATCTGGCCTCCACCCTCAAGACACTGGCACCGGTGGCTGAGGCGCGCGGCGCCGCAATGGTGCTGGAGGCGCCGGAAAACCCGGTCTGTGTCACCGGCGACCCGGATCAGCTGCAGCAGGTGTTCACCAACCTGGTGGAGAACGCGGTGAAATACGGCGGCGATCAGGTGCGGGTTGTGCTGACGCATACTGAGCGCGACCCGTCGGTGCGGGCGCCTGCCGCGCGTGTCGCTGTGATCGACAATGGCCCGGGAATCGATCCCGTTCACCTGCCGCGGCTGACGGAACGCTTTTACCGCGCCGACAGCCACCGCTCCCGCGAACTGGGCGGCACCGGTCTGGGTCTGGCAATCGTCAAACACATTATCAACCGCCACCGCGGACGGCTTCGTGTTGAAAGCGATCTGGGGCAAGGGGCTGTTTTCACAGTTATTCTTCCTGAATAGGCTGCTGCGCCAACTATCAGGCTGTTCAAAACCGCTGCCGGTCGCATGACCGGCAGCTTTTCGTTTGTGACGGAAATTTTTCGCCACAAACCGGCTTTGTCATACGGCTGTTACACACCTGTCACAAAAGCCTCATCACCACCCCATAGGAGAGGCGGCAAGATCATCGAGGGGGTGATCGACCTTTGAAACTCTTGGAGACACAAATGTCCTTTGTGAAACTGACCGCATCCACCCTGGCAATCGCCGCCGTTTCCGCAACAGCTGCTGCTGCGCGCGACCAGGTGCAGGTTGCCGGTTCGTCCACCGTTCTGCCCTACGCCTCCATCGTGGCAGAAGCCTTTGGCGAGAACTTCGACTTCCCGACCCCGGTTGTGGAATCCGGCGGCTCCTCCGCGGGCCTCAAGCGTTTCTGCGAGGGCGTGGGTGAAAACACCATCGACGTTGCCAACGCGTCGCGCCGTATCAAGGACAAGGAAGTTGCAGCCTGCGCCGAAAACGGCGTGACCGACATCATCGAAGTGCGCATCGGCTACGACGGCATCGTGTTTGCCTCCGACATCAACGCGAACGCCTTTGAATTCACGCCGACCGACTGGTTCCTGGCCTTGTCCGACAAAGTGATGGTTGACGGTGA
It encodes the following:
- a CDS encoding PAS domain-containing protein — its product is MIFGSRSGEGQSDGPGNVVSMNRFRKGGALSPLRQAEAYWTALRRGDDVPSRSQIDPRGLENILSNTFILERIAPGIARFRLAGSQVNEMAGMEVRGMPVTAFFTADARKQLSNAMEHMFDTPAVVELELQILAPRLSTPREARMLLLPLRSDLGDISRVLGVLVADEVTSVTSQRFSISSIEMRAVGKAEASAEFKAKPRAEAAEAKEAPVDVNQPNPGFAETQARFKPERSLLDEAKAMLERSRAGKTEEPTDPAPAKRKGAPHLRLVVSRD
- a CDS encoding GlxA family transcriptional regulator, whose amino-acid sequence is MQTPRKPAVSGTAAGQPKRFVFVLLDKFTLLCFSAAMESLRIANRMAGKELYTWSVVGEGGETVTCSAGTVFQLDSDLDELQRDDTIMLCGGIDVQDASSKKILSWLRREARKGLMVGGLCTASYTLAKAGLLDGKRATIHWENADSFNEEFDEVELAKSVFVIDGNRLSTAGGTSSIDLMLKLIANDHGEDLANAVADQLIYSSIRTDQDTQRLSIPTRIGVRHPKLSMVIQMMEANIEEPISPSILAQDVGMSTRQLERLFRRYLNRSPKRYYMELRLQKARNLLMQTDMSVINVALACGFASPSHFSKCYRAHYDTTPYRERGSKAAAYKA
- a CDS encoding PQQ-dependent sugar dehydrogenase is translated as MLHRLLILSAALLLLPFSTSVQADRMNSSLGQLRVTRMAGSFDVPWAFAFLPDGSFLVTEREGALFHVRDGKKNRISGTPAVAAEGQGGLLDVMVPRDFVTSREIFLTFAKRQGRGAGTALAAGRLSADNSALTDLHVLFEAVPGATGGRHFGSRVVEAGDGSLFVSLGERGDRPSAQNLRLHQGSVVRINRDGSVPASNPFARRKDAQPEIWSYGHRNPQGMALDLQGNLWVAEHGAKGGDEVNLVRKGANYGWPVISYGRHYSGAKIGEGTAREGMEQPEWYWDPSIAPSGMMIYSGRMWPEWRGDIFVGSLKFDYISRLSGAPLKEAEQLRGRATGRIRDVQEAPDGSIWFASESEGAVFRISR
- a CDS encoding gamma carbonic anhydrase family protein; protein product: MTLYALGADQPQIHEDTWVAPDANLIGKVVMEVGSSVWFGVTIRADHEEIRICEGTNVQENVIMHIDAGYPLTIGRNCTIGHKAMLHGCTIGENSLVGMGATILNGAKIGKNCLIGAGALITENKEIPDNSLVMGSPGKVVREVDAALAEKLTQSALLYQDNMRRFRAELKPL
- the gmk gene encoding guanylate kinase; translation: MADRRGLLIILSSPSGAGKSTLARRLMAWDPGLAFSVSATTRAPRPGEEHGREYYFLSEDEFKQKVAEGGMLEHAHVFGNFYGSPAGPVKDTIEAGQDVLFDVDWQGEIQIRNSDLGKHALSIFILPPSITELRRRLETRAQDSADVISKRMMKSWDEISHWGYYDYVLVNDDLDETEAKLKTIVEAERMRRIQQPKLQDHVRALQTQFEEQS
- a CDS encoding YicC/YloC family endoribonuclease, with protein sequence MTIRSMTAFASAQGSSDQHSWSWELRSVNAKGLDIRLRVPDWLEGLENLTRSALSKALARGNVSLTLRITRTEEGAGLVQVNAAVLKSVVKALGEAQSLAKQNRVEVRPASAAELLSFKGVLEQSAGDDDPAPLVAALGKELENLVADFVQMREAEGAALAVILNAQLEQVAALTAQAAERAEERKAKMAETLTANLARVMDNADGADPDRVAQELALIAVKADVTEELDRLGAHVAAARDLLVKGGAVGRKLDFLMQEFNREANTLCSKAQHAGLTAVGLELKTVIDQMREQVQNIE
- a CDS encoding cell wall metabolism sensor histidine kinase WalK, which translates into the protein MTTDLTEGFLAAIPLPAVMVDQTERFIAANSGAEALLGQGIKGRHFATILRQPSVATAIEACLHDKDARTARHLSNDGAQDTTYTVTLRYVPGIGAVGGGAVLACFDDITEREQASQMRRDFVGNVSHELRTPLTALIGFIETLRGPAKDDAAARDRFLTIMEGEASRMNRLVGDLLSLNRVESEERVRPKQQVDLTAHLASTLKTLAPVAEARGAAMVLEAPENPVCVTGDPDQLQQVFTNLVENAVKYGGDQVRVVLTHTERDPSVRAPAARVAVIDNGPGIDPVHLPRLTERFYRADSHRSRELGGTGLGLAIVKHIINRHRGRLRVESDLGQGAVFTVILPE
- a CDS encoding class II 3-deoxy-7-phosphoheptulonate synthase: MNEWQKSDWRNKPRVQMPDYTDAAALNAVEAQLSKYPPLVFAGEVRRLKQHLGAAGRGEAFLLQGGDCAESFDQFSADAIRDTFKVMLQMAMVLTYGAKVPVVKVGRMAGQFAKPRSAPTETIDGVELPSYRGDIINELDFTAAARIPNPQKMLQAYTQAAATLNLLRAFSTGGFADMSRVHSWTLGFTDEQEVQKYSEIANRIQDSIDFMAAAGITADSTHEFSTVDFYTSHEGLLLEYEEALTRLDSTSGKWLAGSGHMIWIGDRTRQPDGAHVEFCSGVLNPIGLKCGPTTTAEDLKVLMSRLNPDNEEGKLTLIARFGAGKAGEHLPRLVKAVKEEGANVTWVCDPMHGNTIKSSTGYKTRPFDSVLREVRDFFGVHKAEGTIPGGVHFEMTGQDVTECTGGVRAVTEEDLSDRYHTACDPRLNASQSLELAFLVAEELSALRAEQSARQAG